The following proteins are co-located in the Acinetobacter shaoyimingii genome:
- a CDS encoding type II toxin-antitoxin system RelB/DinJ family antitoxin: MRKTEVYQVRLDSQEKKQAFAVFKNLGITPAQAVRLFFKQVVLTKSIPFAIENQNINMEQLLKLKKLKQDQQSEPTASNVHLDDDDFFAELNALLGESDKT, translated from the coding sequence ATGAGAAAAACAGAAGTCTATCAAGTCCGACTTGACTCACAAGAAAAAAAACAAGCCTTTGCCGTATTTAAAAATTTAGGGATTACACCTGCACAAGCTGTACGTCTTTTTTTCAAGCAAGTGGTATTAACGAAATCCATCCCCTTCGCAATTGAAAACCAGAACATCAACATGGAACAATTGTTGAAACTTAAAAAACTCAAACAAGATCAACAGTCAGAACCTACAGCCAGCAATGTACATTTAGATGATGATGATTTTTTTGCTGAGTTAAATGCCCTTTTGGGTGAAAGTGACAAAACTTAA
- a CDS encoding aldose epimerase family protein, with the protein MKYLLPLSLLALSIQSVSAATVTAAPFGITAKGQQATEYTFKNNNGMSVKIINIGGAIREINVPDQKGQTANVVLGYSDAESYASKNDVYLGVLIGRYANRIANGKFMLNGQTYQLPLNNGNNTLHSGPSTFAQDFWEAKILPQKKGNTTASVEMSYLSPNGQNGFPGNVKTTVVYSLNEQNELSIQYKATTDQDTVINLTNHSYFNLAGEGSGTVEKQQVQILASKYTPTDAGSIPTGELASVTGTPFDFRQMKAIGQDLRSNHKQMILAHGFDHNFVLDAYDPKSKEPKLAVNAIDPESGRFMQVFTTEPGVQFYTSNFLDGSIVGTSGKAYRQTAAFALEAEHFPNSPNQANFPSTVLKKGQTFQATTVYKFGAQSVTK; encoded by the coding sequence ATGAAATATCTATTGCCCCTCTCCCTATTGGCATTGAGTATTCAATCCGTTTCAGCAGCAACTGTCACTGCTGCTCCTTTTGGTATCACTGCCAAAGGACAACAAGCAACCGAATACACCTTTAAAAATAACAATGGGATGAGCGTTAAAATCATCAATATTGGCGGTGCAATTCGTGAAATTAATGTTCCAGATCAAAAGGGTCAAACAGCCAATGTCGTGCTTGGTTACTCAGATGCAGAAAGCTATGCAAGCAAAAATGACGTATATTTGGGTGTGTTGATTGGTCGTTATGCCAACCGCATTGCCAATGGTAAATTTATGTTGAATGGTCAAACCTATCAACTACCATTAAACAATGGCAATAATACCCTTCATAGTGGTCCTTCTACTTTTGCGCAAGACTTCTGGGAAGCTAAAATTCTTCCACAGAAAAAAGGCAATACCACAGCGTCTGTTGAAATGTCTTACCTTTCACCAAATGGACAAAATGGCTTCCCTGGCAACGTCAAAACGACTGTTGTTTACAGCTTGAATGAACAAAATGAGTTGTCTATTCAGTACAAAGCCACCACTGACCAAGACACTGTGATTAACCTCACCAACCACAGTTACTTTAATTTAGCCGGTGAAGGCAGTGGCACTGTTGAAAAGCAACAAGTGCAAATTTTAGCATCTAAATACACTCCAACAGATGCAGGTTCAATTCCAACAGGTGAACTCGCTTCTGTCACTGGAACACCTTTTGATTTTCGTCAAATGAAAGCCATTGGCCAAGATTTACGTAGTAATCATAAACAAATGATTCTTGCTCACGGTTTTGACCATAACTTCGTACTCGATGCTTATGATCCAAAATCAAAAGAACCTAAACTTGCGGTGAATGCGATTGACCCTGAATCTGGTCGTTTTATGCAAGTCTTCACCACTGAACCAGGTGTACAGTTCTATACATCAAATTTCTTAGATGGTTCAATCGTGGGAACTTCGGGTAAAGCTTACCGTCAGACTGCTGCTTTTGCTTTAGAAGCAGAACATTTCCCAAATTCGCCTAACCAAGCCAACTTCCCTTCTACAGTGTTGAAAAAAGGACAAACTTTCCAAGCAACCACTGTGTATAAATTTGGCGCGCAATCAGTGACAAAATAA
- a CDS encoding DUF441 domain-containing protein — protein MSLSSLDINLIVLLILLACGIFSHNTAVTIAAAVLIVFRMTPLSEYFPLLQQHGLSIGIIILTIGVLTPIASGTIPGQDILKSFLSWKSLAAIAVGVFVAWLGGRGVTLMAKQPNVVAGLLIGTVAGVALLRGVPVGPLIAAGILSLIIGSS, from the coding sequence ATGAGCCTTTCCAGTCTAGACATCAATCTTATCGTTTTGCTTATCCTGCTTGCATGTGGGATATTTAGCCACAATACAGCTGTGACTATTGCTGCTGCTGTTTTAATTGTTTTTAGAATGACCCCATTGAGCGAGTATTTCCCACTTTTACAGCAACATGGACTCAGTATCGGGATTATTATTCTGACCATTGGAGTACTTACCCCTATCGCCAGTGGCACGATCCCAGGACAAGACATTTTAAAGTCTTTTTTGAGTTGGAAATCTTTAGCTGCAATCGCTGTTGGTGTATTCGTGGCATGGCTCGGTGGTCGTGGTGTGACTCTTATGGCTAAACAACCCAATGTTGTAGCAGGACTGCTCATTGGCACTGTCGCAGGGGTAGCATTGTTACGTGGTGTCCCTGTAGGACCTTTAATTGCCGCGGGTATTCTTTCCCTGATTATTGGTTCATCATGA
- the mqo gene encoding malate dehydrogenase (quinone) codes for MKKFLKYLLIILVILFIIGLIFLFRPIASKPVKTNQNEPIADVVLIGGGIMSATLGAYLNELEPNWDIRMYERLDQVGQESSAGFNNAGTGHSGFMEMNYTSEKDGKMDITKAVDTASQFEVSKQFWAHAVKNGVLDEPKTFINPVPHIAFVWGDGVDFLKKRYAAMIQNPLFEGMVYSDNPEEIKQWAPLVMQGRDASQKIAATRMDVGSDVNYGAITTQLVGHLNKQPKFKLETQTEVTGISPNADKTWTVSFKNLKTNATSHIKTRFVFIGAGGAAVKLLQMTGLEESKQYAGFPIGGVFLMTDNPEVTSKHTAKVYGRPELGAPPMSVPHIDTRYVDGKKYVLFGPFATYSNKFLKNGSQFDLMDATNKNNVIPMATIGLENLDLVKYLMSQVAMSKQDQFNELKKYYPDAKIEDFTARQGGQRVQIIKKVPGKEATLQFGTEIFASKDGSVTALLGASPGASTSPYIMLSLMEKAFPEKVKGEWNPKLKAIVKSYGQDLSSNPALLDQIRTETSSTLGLNYTPRRQAANDATATTPVAKAN; via the coding sequence ATGAAAAAATTTTTAAAATATTTACTCATCATACTGGTCATCCTATTTATTATTGGATTGATCTTCTTATTTAGACCAATTGCCTCGAAACCAGTTAAAACAAATCAAAATGAACCTATTGCAGATGTTGTATTGATCGGTGGTGGAATCATGAGTGCGACTTTAGGTGCTTATCTCAATGAGTTAGAACCAAACTGGGACATCCGCATGTATGAACGCCTAGACCAAGTCGGTCAAGAAAGTTCAGCAGGTTTCAACAATGCGGGAACAGGCCATTCTGGCTTTATGGAAATGAACTACACCTCTGAAAAAGACGGTAAAATGGATATCACCAAAGCGGTTGATACAGCTTCTCAATTTGAAGTGAGTAAACAGTTTTGGGCACATGCGGTGAAAAATGGAGTTTTAGATGAACCTAAAACATTTATCAATCCCGTTCCTCATATTGCCTTTGTCTGGGGCGATGGTGTTGATTTCTTGAAAAAACGTTATGCAGCCATGATCCAAAATCCGTTGTTTGAAGGAATGGTCTATAGCGATAACCCAGAAGAAATTAAACAATGGGCACCTTTAGTGATGCAAGGTCGTGATGCTTCACAAAAGATTGCTGCAACACGTATGGATGTCGGTTCTGATGTCAACTATGGTGCGATTACCACACAGTTGGTTGGTCACTTAAACAAACAACCGAAATTTAAACTTGAAACTCAAACTGAAGTCACGGGTATTAGCCCAAATGCCGACAAGACGTGGACTGTTTCCTTTAAAAATTTAAAAACCAACGCAACCAGCCATATCAAGACACGTTTTGTGTTTATTGGTGCAGGTGGTGCAGCAGTGAAACTATTGCAAATGACAGGTCTTGAAGAGTCTAAGCAATATGCTGGCTTCCCCATTGGTGGCGTATTCCTAATGACTGATAATCCAGAAGTGACATCAAAACATACCGCTAAAGTGTATGGCCGTCCTGAATTGGGTGCTCCTCCTATGTCTGTTCCACATATTGATACGCGTTATGTGGATGGGAAAAAATATGTCTTATTTGGACCATTTGCAACTTATTCAAACAAGTTCTTAAAAAATGGATCTCAGTTTGACTTGATGGATGCGACCAATAAAAACAACGTCATTCCTATGGCAACGATTGGTTTAGAAAATCTAGATTTGGTGAAATACTTGATGAGCCAAGTGGCGATGTCTAAACAAGATCAATTCAATGAATTAAAGAAATATTATCCTGATGCGAAAATCGAAGACTTTACAGCACGTCAAGGTGGTCAACGTGTTCAGATTATTAAGAAAGTTCCAGGTAAAGAAGCCACTTTACAGTTTGGTACTGAAATCTTTGCCTCTAAAGATGGTTCTGTAACCGCATTATTGGGTGCATCCCCTGGTGCTTCGACTTCTCCATATATCATGCTGAGCTTGATGGAAAAAGCCTTCCCAGAGAAAGTAAAAGGTGAATGGAATCCGAAGTTAAAAGCTATTGTAAAATCGTATGGTCAAGATTTAAGTAGCAACCCAGCTTTACTGGATCAGATTCGTACTGAAACCAGTTCTACTTTAGGTTTGAACTACACACCTCGTCGTCAAGCTGCAAATGATGCGACTGCGACTACTCCTGTAGCTAAAGCCAACTAA
- a CDS encoding LysR family transcriptional regulator, translating into MLEIRHLKTLTALREHGSLVAAASDLCLTPSAISHQLKELDHWYGVEVVNRRTRPVSFSNVGQRLLKLADDVLPQIQIAQSDITRIVHGQTGRIIFSSECHSCFDWLMPLLNQYRSQYPDVDLDFASGFEANPHELLQNNEFDLLITADPIALKGIEYFPIFEYESRLVLSNTHPLVRAEQITIQDLAEETFITYPVDKHRLDIMAKLFLPANIMPKAIRTTDLTQMLIQLVASGRGIAALPDWVVREYEQKGWVVSRRLDCVSEQGLRRTLYAGYRSEDKQKSYFEGFLKQLEKFSSKREHYYA; encoded by the coding sequence ATGCTCGAAATACGTCATTTAAAAACACTTACTGCATTACGTGAACATGGTTCATTGGTGGCAGCTGCGAGTGATTTATGTCTTACTCCATCGGCCATTTCTCATCAGCTTAAAGAGTTGGATCATTGGTATGGGGTAGAGGTTGTGAACCGCCGTACTCGCCCTGTGAGCTTTTCTAATGTAGGACAACGCTTGTTAAAGTTAGCAGATGATGTGTTGCCACAAATTCAAATTGCACAGTCTGATATCACCCGCATTGTGCATGGTCAGACTGGGCGTATTATTTTTTCATCAGAATGCCACAGTTGTTTTGATTGGCTGATGCCGTTATTGAATCAATACCGCTCACAATACCCAGATGTTGATTTAGACTTTGCCTCTGGTTTTGAAGCCAATCCTCATGAGTTACTACAAAATAATGAGTTTGATTTACTGATTACAGCAGATCCGATCGCACTGAAAGGGATTGAATATTTCCCCATTTTTGAATATGAGTCACGCTTGGTTTTATCCAATACACATCCATTGGTTCGGGCAGAACAGATCACAATACAAGATTTAGCAGAAGAAACTTTTATCACTTATCCAGTCGATAAACATCGTCTAGATATTATGGCAAAGTTATTTCTTCCAGCGAATATTATGCCCAAGGCGATTCGGACGACAGACTTAACCCAAATGCTCATTCAATTGGTTGCCAGTGGTCGTGGTATTGCGGCTTTACCCGATTGGGTGGTACGTGAATACGAGCAAAAAGGTTGGGTTGTGTCACGTCGTTTAGACTGTGTTTCTGAACAGGGTTTACGCCGTACGCTGTATGCGGGGTATCGCAGTGAGGATAAACAGAAAAGTTATTTCGAAGGTTTTTTAAAGCAATTGGAAAAATTTTCAAGTAAACGTGAACACTATTATGCTTAA
- a CDS encoding mechanosensitive ion channel family protein translates to MKDYPFVDHIKAWADQFPWLEMATSLSILICVAIIANVIVKQVVVRGIRVLLKKMPFIDQDIFAEYSVIHLVSNLVPAIVILNGIHTVPFLSASAVSIIQMLAQAFIFITIARSIAEFLDLFNEVYQKKPASKNKPIKGYLQLIKLIIFVICGLLILATFLKKDVFTLLAGFGAMAAVLMLVFQNTILSLVASVQISSYDMVRVGDWIEMPNLGINGDVIDISLHTIVVQNFDKTLSTVPTNKLVTDSFKNWRGMRESGCRRILRSVTFDQTSIGFLGAESLGMLKKFFPTNQSICDDPKQLDENNPYRLTNLGLFRQYLQDYLDHHPNIAQNQTIIVRHQQPTAEGLPLELYTYASTTVWANYENIQSEIFEHIIAMAPEFGLKVYQAPSGDDVRKFIA, encoded by the coding sequence ATGAAAGACTATCCATTTGTTGATCATATTAAAGCTTGGGCAGATCAATTTCCTTGGCTTGAAATGGCGACATCTTTAAGTATATTAATTTGTGTGGCAATTATTGCGAATGTTATTGTAAAGCAAGTGGTGGTACGCGGTATTCGTGTATTACTCAAAAAAATGCCCTTTATTGATCAAGACATTTTTGCAGAATATAGCGTGATTCATCTGGTTTCAAACCTTGTGCCCGCTATTGTGATTTTAAATGGAATACATACAGTTCCATTTTTAAGTGCAAGTGCCGTTTCGATTATTCAAATGTTAGCGCAAGCTTTTATTTTTATCACCATCGCACGTTCAATTGCAGAATTCTTAGATTTATTTAATGAAGTTTATCAAAAGAAACCTGCTTCAAAAAATAAACCAATCAAAGGTTATTTGCAGCTAATTAAACTGATTATCTTTGTGATTTGTGGTTTATTGATTTTAGCGACGTTTTTAAAGAAAGATGTCTTTACCTTATTGGCAGGTTTTGGTGCCATGGCTGCAGTACTGATGTTGGTCTTTCAAAATACCATTTTGTCTCTGGTCGCATCCGTACAAATCTCATCTTACGATATGGTTCGCGTCGGGGATTGGATTGAAATGCCAAATTTAGGGATCAATGGTGATGTGATTGATATTTCATTACACACGATTGTGGTGCAAAACTTTGATAAAACTTTAAGTACGGTTCCAACCAATAAATTGGTGACAGACAGTTTTAAAAACTGGCGTGGTATGCGTGAATCGGGCTGTCGACGTATTTTACGATCTGTGACCTTTGATCAAACTTCTATTGGTTTTCTAGGTGCTGAAAGTTTGGGCATGCTGAAAAAGTTTTTCCCTACGAATCAATCGATTTGTGATGATCCAAAACAATTGGATGAAAATAATCCGTATCGATTAACCAATTTGGGACTTTTCCGTCAGTATTTACAAGATTATTTAGATCATCATCCCAATATTGCACAGAATCAGACCATTATTGTTCGTCATCAGCAACCCACAGCAGAGGGTTTGCCATTAGAATTATATACCTATGCTTCTACAACGGTATGGGCGAATTATGAAAATATTCAATCTGAAATTTTTGAACATATTATTGCGATGGCACCTGAGTTTGGTTTGAAAGTGTATCAAGCGCCATCTGGTGATGATGTACGTAAATTTATCGCGTAA
- a CDS encoding multicopper oxidase family protein → MTEKQGEMYNPSSNLTDKVILRQYIDPNNPLKNQFVAPTIQVKQDSVLNVNLINQLPLYEYKNAQGKIEKTPICRDAHNTIGCINTTNLHTHGLHVNPGYTIPPNPNKPNDRGLAADNVFIKINPQEQQQYQFHINKDHPAGTYWYHAHLHGSTALQVTSGMAGALIVEGNRTPFFDGKSFNQVGDFDVLWKAKGLKEALSDNMHVLSPDENNDLVTVFQQIQYVCGNQEPYKTTCLNNQIGHLQGDVKFINDDNLTDTLLSPTGWKKSGRYTSINGNVLGQIFVKQGDYYRWRMIHGGVRDTIGLRIYKLDSPIHPDKKQEFITACQNAAKNGKPMEYAIVAQDGLTTYSIQKTNGTLLQPGYRYDAILNFNQDGQYCVIDNDQFSNAFKVNANINNETLNAANDPDKVLAMIHVNTAYQKPVPLQEFLKDKVDLIRQSNGQSLDERTKAKIKADLDEGLLTAFAPLQSLQNIEANKLGQQELNFNIGGAGFGISNQKYNADTALPYGQNENRYLSLNGIDEWTLTSTLAGHPFHIHVNPFQIQSVYKKGDAKIEKNDITRQVGTDPLFNGLNGVWKDTLFVPKDYEVIVRTQYENFTGDFVLHCHILDHEDQGMMQNVRICDPNDKDCKSRPFGSEVPKALQSHTHAH, encoded by the coding sequence GTGACGGAAAAACAAGGGGAAATGTACAATCCAAGCAGCAATCTCACCGACAAAGTAATTCTTCGTCAATATATTGATCCTAACAATCCACTCAAGAATCAATTCGTTGCACCTACTATTCAGGTTAAGCAAGATTCTGTTCTAAATGTAAACTTAATCAATCAATTGCCTTTGTATGAATATAAAAATGCTCAAGGCAAAATTGAAAAAACTCCAATTTGTAGAGATGCGCATAATACCATTGGCTGTATTAATACCACCAACTTACATACACATGGATTACATGTAAATCCTGGCTACACCATTCCGCCAAATCCAAACAAACCCAATGATCGTGGTCTTGCAGCAGATAATGTCTTTATAAAAATTAATCCTCAAGAACAACAGCAATATCAATTTCATATAAATAAAGATCACCCTGCTGGCACCTATTGGTATCATGCGCATTTACATGGTTCAACTGCCTTACAAGTCACCAGTGGCATGGCGGGTGCATTGATTGTTGAAGGAAATCGAACCCCTTTTTTTGATGGCAAGTCATTTAATCAAGTTGGTGATTTTGATGTGCTTTGGAAAGCAAAAGGATTAAAAGAAGCTTTATCGGACAATATGCATGTACTATCACCAGATGAAAATAATGATCTGGTGACGGTATTCCAACAGATTCAATATGTGTGCGGTAACCAAGAACCCTATAAAACCACATGTTTGAATAATCAAATTGGGCATCTGCAAGGTGATGTTAAATTTATAAACGATGATAATCTCACTGATACTCTACTCAGTCCTACAGGTTGGAAAAAGTCAGGACGCTATACCTCCATCAATGGTAATGTCTTGGGTCAAATTTTTGTAAAACAGGGGGACTATTATCGCTGGCGTATGATTCATGGTGGCGTTCGTGACACTATCGGATTACGTATTTATAAGCTAGACAGCCCAATTCATCCTGATAAAAAACAAGAATTTATTACTGCATGTCAGAACGCTGCAAAAAATGGTAAACCGATGGAATATGCCATCGTTGCGCAAGACGGATTAACCACCTATTCCATCCAAAAGACCAATGGCACATTATTGCAACCTGGCTATCGTTACGATGCAATTTTAAATTTCAATCAAGATGGTCAATACTGTGTTATTGATAATGATCAATTTTCTAATGCATTTAAAGTCAATGCGAACATTAACAATGAAACACTCAATGCTGCAAATGATCCAGACAAAGTTCTGGCAATGATTCATGTAAATACTGCATATCAAAAACCAGTACCACTTCAAGAGTTTTTGAAAGATAAGGTAGATTTAATCAGACAAAGTAATGGTCAATCTTTAGATGAAAGAACTAAAGCCAAAATCAAAGCTGATTTAGATGAAGGTTTACTCACTGCTTTTGCACCACTACAATCTTTGCAAAACATTGAGGCGAATAAACTTGGTCAACAGGAACTGAATTTTAATATTGGTGGTGCAGGTTTTGGCATTAGTAATCAAAAATATAATGCAGATACTGCTCTTCCCTACGGTCAAAATGAAAATCGTTATTTAAGCTTAAATGGTATAGATGAGTGGACTTTAACTTCTACTCTGGCAGGACACCCTTTTCATATTCATGTGAATCCTTTCCAAATTCAATCTGTATATAAAAAGGGAGATGCAAAAATTGAGAAAAATGATATCACACGTCAGGTTGGTACTGACCCATTGTTCAATGGTTTAAATGGGGTTTGGAAAGATACCTTGTTTGTTCCTAAGGATTATGAAGTAATTGTTCGTACTCAATATGAAAATTTCACTGGCGACTTTGTTTTGCACTGTCATATTTTAGATCATGAAGATCAAGGGATGATGCAGAACGTTCGTATTTGTGATCCTAACGATAAAGACTGTAAATCCAGACCATTTGGATCTGAGGTTCCAAAAGCTCTTCAATCACATACGCATGCTCACTAA
- the gltS gene encoding sodium/glutamate symporter gives MNIEIDAFGTLVIAVVFLFLGRYLVQKISFFKNYNIPEPVVGGLIAALCAYALYSFFGISANFNAQIQNVLMLMFFTSIGLSASFSKLKEGGKSLLLFLVCVATFVLVQNVVGMSLATMLGLDPLIGLIVGSITLTGGHGTAGAWGQILETQHGIQGAIVLGMASATFGLIIGGVIGGPVAKFLIKRHHLADQVNDEDDDQPAHQNSAAFEYPRKTRLITSNNAVSTLGMFALCIFVANGMTEFSKGQWFELPTFVWALACGVLVRNTLEHGLKVNIFDRAIDVFGNASLSLYLSMALLSLQLWLLADLAGPLVIILLLQTATLALFTIFVTFKVMGSDYDAAVLSAGHCGFGMGATPTAIANIQAVTNTYGPSHKAFLIIPLCGAFFIDIINAVVIQTIIKFF, from the coding sequence ATGAATATAGAAATTGATGCTTTTGGTACATTGGTCATAGCCGTTGTTTTTCTATTTTTGGGTCGTTATCTGGTTCAAAAAATCTCATTTTTTAAAAACTATAATATTCCAGAACCTGTGGTGGGTGGTCTGATTGCAGCGCTATGTGCCTATGCCTTATATTCATTTTTTGGAATAAGTGCAAATTTCAATGCGCAAATCCAAAATGTCCTGATGCTCATGTTTTTTACCTCTATTGGTTTAAGTGCCAGTTTTTCTAAACTCAAAGAAGGCGGTAAAAGCTTATTACTGTTTTTAGTCTGCGTTGCAACATTTGTACTTGTGCAAAATGTAGTGGGGATGAGTTTAGCGACTATGCTTGGTTTGGATCCTTTGATTGGTCTTATTGTGGGTTCAATTACACTGACTGGCGGTCATGGTACAGCAGGTGCTTGGGGGCAAATTTTAGAAACTCAGCATGGGATTCAAGGTGCTATTGTGTTGGGTATGGCCAGTGCAACCTTTGGCTTAATTATTGGGGGAGTGATTGGTGGTCCAGTGGCGAAATTTTTAATTAAACGCCATCATTTAGCTGATCAAGTCAACGATGAGGATGATGATCAACCTGCACATCAAAATTCAGCGGCATTTGAGTATCCAAGAAAAACCCGTTTAATCACTTCAAATAATGCAGTGTCGACCTTAGGGATGTTTGCATTGTGCATTTTTGTTGCCAACGGCATGACTGAATTTAGCAAAGGCCAATGGTTTGAACTGCCAACCTTTGTTTGGGCTTTGGCATGTGGTGTATTGGTCCGTAACACTTTAGAGCATGGATTGAAAGTGAATATATTCGACCGTGCCATCGATGTGTTTGGCAATGCATCTTTATCTCTGTATTTATCCATGGCGCTCTTGTCTTTGCAATTATGGCTATTGGCAGATTTAGCAGGTCCATTGGTCATTATCTTGTTGTTGCAAACAGCAACTCTAGCGTTATTTACAATTTTCGTGACTTTTAAAGTGATGGGAAGTGATTACGATGCAGCGGTTCTGTCGGCAGGTCATTGTGGCTTTGGTATGGGGGCAACACCTACAGCGATTGCCAATATTCAAGCAGTAACCAATACCTATGGGCCTTCGCATAAAGCGTTCTTGATTATTCCGCTATGTGGCGCGTTCTTTATTGATATCATTAACGCCGTGGTGATTCAAACCATTATTAAATTTTTCTAG
- a CDS encoding GNAT family N-acetyltransferase translates to MIVRRANFEDLEQLSVLFDEYRQFYGASSNHQLSYDFLKQRFSNQESVIFIHVKDDVITGFVLLYLGFSSVACSTYYILDDVYVSPVYRRQGSAKQLIDTAILFARHQNALRITLETQKNNYQSHKLYEQMGFVKDDEFQTFHCFLK, encoded by the coding sequence ATGATTGTAAGACGAGCTAACTTCGAAGACTTAGAGCAACTTTCTGTATTATTTGATGAATATCGTCAATTCTACGGCGCTTCATCCAATCATCAATTATCTTATGATTTTCTAAAACAACGCTTTTCAAATCAAGAAAGTGTCATATTTATTCATGTGAAAGATGATGTGATTACTGGATTTGTTTTACTTTATCTGGGGTTTTCCTCAGTCGCATGTTCAACCTATTATATTTTAGATGATGTTTATGTCTCGCCAGTTTATCGTCGGCAAGGTTCGGCAAAACAGCTCATTGACACCGCAATTCTATTTGCTCGTCATCAAAATGCCTTACGCATTACCTTAGAGACACAAAAAAATAATTATCAATCTCACAAACTCTATGAACAAATGGGTTTTGTCAAAGACGATGAATTCCAAACCTTCCATTGCTTCTTAAAGTAG
- a CDS encoding 3'-5' exonuclease, protein MYCVLDLETTGINQFVDQPIEIGAILVDQKFQIVDKFHSYIRISENLKFSDSAKKTHGLKEIFLKGKPDQQQVLEDFFRKFGTNFRFIAWNMTFDIGFFKKMCFENGFGAEFDRVNYRHLDLQTMFFFYCQQRGLNDLISLNDACKHFNIPRSNYHSALEDADITYKVFKNLMLLK, encoded by the coding sequence ATGTATTGCGTATTAGATTTAGAAACCACTGGTATTAATCAGTTCGTTGATCAGCCGATTGAAATTGGTGCAATACTGGTAGATCAAAAATTTCAAATTGTTGATAAATTTCATTCATATATCCGAATTTCAGAAAATTTAAAATTCAGTGATTCTGCTAAAAAAACACATGGGCTTAAAGAAATATTTTTAAAAGGTAAACCAGATCAACAACAAGTTCTAGAAGACTTTTTTCGAAAATTTGGAACAAATTTTCGTTTTATAGCTTGGAATATGACATTTGATATCGGTTTTTTTAAGAAGATGTGTTTTGAAAATGGCTTTGGTGCTGAATTTGACAGAGTTAATTATAGGCATTTAGATCTACAAACAATGTTCTTTTTCTATTGTCAACAGAGGGGATTAAACGATTTAATATCATTAAATGATGCATGCAAACATTTTAATATACCGCGTAGTAATTATCATAGTGCACTTGAGGATGCAGATATTACCTATAAGGTATTTAAAAATTTAATGTTATTGAAATAA
- a CDS encoding pseudouridine synthase produces MLLEKMLQSQGFGSRKNCQQLIKNGAVQIQDLIITDPKYKLALNDLEFQVYGESYQYREKVYVALNKPAGYECSHQSTHHFSVFDLFDDVLMNRGLQTVGRLDQDTTGLLLLTDDGQFLQALTHPKKHVPKVYRMQTADPVTDEQIVQLTQGVELRNEKGVFAATDVERLALHELQMAIHQGVYHQVKRMLAAVGNKVERLHRQQIGQLRLQALAEGEWVYLTETQILAAKNQCNEPVADVTL; encoded by the coding sequence ATGTTGTTGGAAAAAATGTTGCAGTCTCAGGGTTTTGGTTCTCGAAAAAACTGCCAACAACTGATTAAAAACGGTGCGGTTCAAATTCAGGATCTCATCATCACCGATCCAAAATATAAATTAGCTTTGAATGATCTAGAGTTTCAGGTGTATGGAGAAAGCTACCAATACCGCGAGAAAGTATATGTCGCGTTAAATAAACCCGCTGGTTATGAATGTTCACACCAATCAACACATCACTTTAGTGTGTTTGATTTGTTTGATGACGTACTGATGAATCGTGGACTACAGACGGTTGGTCGCTTAGATCAAGACACAACTGGATTGCTACTTCTTACTGATGATGGGCAATTCTTACAAGCGCTGACGCATCCGAAGAAACATGTACCCAAAGTTTATCGTATGCAAACGGCTGACCCTGTAACGGATGAACAAATTGTGCAGCTGACACAAGGGGTTGAGCTTAGGAATGAGAAAGGCGTATTTGCAGCTACAGATGTAGAACGTTTAGCCTTGCATGAATTACAAATGGCGATTCATCAAGGGGTTTATCACCAAGTAAAACGAATGCTTGCCGCGGTCGGGAATAAAGTTGAGCGGTTACACCGTCAGCAAATTGGACAATTAAGACTTCAAGCCTTAGCGGAAGGTGAATGGGTGTATTTAACAGAAACGCAAATACTGGCTGCTAAAAATCAATGTAATGAACCTGTTGCTGATGTGACATTGTAA